A genomic stretch from Cardiocondyla obscurior isolate alpha-2009 linkage group LG10, Cobs3.1, whole genome shotgun sequence includes:
- the LOC139106117 gene encoding helix-loop-helix protein 1 — protein MKSFNCDFANEDRTAPMANSGVAVNGVGAPSSGTLSREERRRRRRATQKYRTAHATRERVRVEAFNLAFAELRKLLPTLPPDKKLSKIEILRLAICYIAYLNHVLQA, from the exons ATGAAGAGCTTCAATTGCGATTTCGCGAACGAGGATAGAACGGCACCCATGGCGAATAGCGGGGTCGCCGTTAACGGTGTAGGCGCTCCTAGTTCAGGCACTTTGTCGAGGGAGGAAAGACGTAGACGAAGAAGGGCCACCCAAAAGTATCGAACCGCGCACGCAACACG GGAAAGAGTCAGAGTGGAGGCATTCAACTTGGCATTTGCGGAATTGCGAAAGCTGCTGCCGACTTTGCCGCCGGACAAGAAGCTCTCGAAAATCGAAATTCTTCGACTGGCGATTTGCTACATCGCCTATTTGAATCATGTACTCCAAGCTTGA